A genomic window from Luteolibacter sp. LG18 includes:
- a CDS encoding ABC transporter ATP-binding protein yields MAVLTRVFRPALARYPGRAIASLAMAIVCTSLVLVLPGVTQVFIDDVIGHKRGDLLIPTALMGVGAIAIRQILFTLRTYSNNALEQKLTHDLRVTLYEKLQRLPIKWFDKNSSGEIMSRVADDVPTMDRMIVEAIDQTVPAVLQFGMMLSWMFWKSWELTLVTLAPLPIIATITSVYSKRAEPRWRDSSEATSALNSLLHDNLAGIRQIKAYTVEPEALDRFDAASRNVGEKHMRVMKGQAMVWPTVSLLAESSIVVMIAYGAWSVLNGRMSAGIPMAFLISWGFLFDPVSRINNLTQLFVRGKVSAKRVFAILDMPDEVNLSEGDRPAGFNGHVRFENVGFSYDPDTPAVSDLTIEAKPGQTIALVGPTGAGKSTILNLLTRFYEAEAGAIYFDGRNVEQLSKEWLRDNTGYVTQESFLFNTSIRENLLLAKQDASDEEIWEALEAANAAPFVRKLPEGLDTVAGERGVRFSGGEKQRLSIARALLKNPPLLLLDEATSALDNRTERLVQEALERLRSDRTCFVIAHRLTTVEKADLICVLEKGRIVEQGTHEVLRAQGGLYSRLCEASSILE; encoded by the coding sequence ATGGCTGTCCTCACCCGCGTTTTCCGCCCCGCCCTCGCCCGCTATCCGGGGCGCGCCATCGCATCGCTGGCGATGGCGATCGTGTGCACCTCGCTGGTGCTGGTGCTGCCTGGGGTGACGCAGGTGTTCATCGATGACGTGATCGGCCACAAGCGCGGCGACCTGCTGATCCCCACCGCCCTCATGGGCGTCGGTGCCATCGCCATCCGCCAGATCCTTTTCACGCTCCGCACCTATTCCAACAACGCGCTGGAACAAAAGCTCACCCACGACCTGCGGGTCACCCTCTACGAGAAGCTCCAGCGGCTGCCGATCAAGTGGTTCGACAAGAACTCGTCCGGCGAGATCATGTCACGGGTGGCGGACGACGTGCCCACCATGGACCGCATGATCGTGGAGGCCATCGACCAGACGGTCCCCGCCGTCCTCCAGTTCGGCATGATGCTGTCGTGGATGTTCTGGAAGAGCTGGGAACTCACCCTGGTGACTCTCGCCCCGCTGCCGATCATCGCCACCATCACCTCGGTCTATTCGAAGCGAGCCGAACCCCGCTGGCGGGATTCCTCCGAGGCCACCTCCGCGCTCAATTCGCTGCTCCACGACAACCTCGCCGGCATCCGCCAGATCAAGGCCTACACCGTGGAACCGGAGGCCCTCGACCGCTTCGACGCCGCCAGCCGCAATGTCGGCGAAAAGCACATGCGCGTGATGAAGGGCCAGGCGATGGTGTGGCCCACCGTCTCCCTCCTCGCCGAGTCCAGCATCGTGGTCATGATCGCTTACGGCGCGTGGTCGGTGCTGAACGGCCGCATGTCCGCGGGCATCCCGATGGCCTTCCTGATCTCGTGGGGCTTCCTTTTCGACCCGGTCTCGCGGATCAACAACCTCACCCAGCTCTTCGTCCGCGGCAAGGTGTCCGCGAAGCGTGTGTTCGCCATCCTCGACATGCCGGACGAGGTGAACCTCAGTGAGGGCGATCGCCCCGCGGGCTTCAACGGCCACGTCCGTTTCGAAAACGTCGGCTTCAGCTACGATCCCGACACACCCGCGGTCAGCGACCTCACGATCGAGGCCAAGCCGGGCCAGACGATCGCGCTCGTCGGCCCCACCGGCGCGGGCAAGTCCACGATCCTCAACCTGCTCACCCGCTTCTACGAAGCCGAGGCTGGCGCGATCTATTTCGATGGCCGCAACGTCGAGCAGCTCTCGAAGGAATGGCTGCGCGACAACACCGGCTACGTCACGCAGGAGAGCTTCCTCTTCAACACCTCCATCCGCGAGAACCTGTTGCTCGCGAAGCAGGACGCCAGCGACGAGGAAATCTGGGAAGCACTCGAAGCCGCCAACGCCGCCCCCTTCGTCCGCAAGCTGCCGGAAGGCCTAGACACCGTCGCGGGCGAACGCGGCGTGCGTTTCTCCGGTGGCGAGAAGCAACGGCTCTCGATCGCACGCGCGTTGCTGAAGAATCCGCCGCTGCTCTTGCTCGATGAAGCGACCAGCGCGCTCGACAACCGCACCGAACGCTTGGTGCAGGAAGCACTCGAACGACTACGCAGCGACCGCACCTGCTTCGTCATTGCGCACCGCCTCACCACGGTGGAGAAAGCCGATCTCATCTGCGTGCTGGAAAAAGGCCGCATCGTCGAACAGGGCACGCACGAGGTGCTGCGCGCGCAGGGCGGACTTTATTCGCGTTTGTGCGAAGCCTCTTCCATTCTCGAATGA
- a CDS encoding DUF456 domain-containing protein gives MWESIVGWAGWGTVGTVGAWIVTGCLLVAGLIGCILPILPGHLIILIAAVAHRLMLGREGSGLDWLSFVVLVVLMAASQAFELYSGAAGTKWFGGTKWGAWGAFIGSIVGMFFMPFGLLLGPLVGALAFELLFARKELKHATVSGVGSVVGTVTGLAVKLVVGLAMLLWFFLDVFWIRN, from the coding sequence ATGTGGGAATCAATCGTGGGCTGGGCCGGCTGGGGCACCGTGGGGACCGTCGGGGCCTGGATCGTGACCGGCTGCCTGCTGGTGGCGGGCCTGATCGGCTGTATCCTGCCGATCCTGCCCGGACACCTCATCATTCTGATCGCCGCGGTGGCCCACCGGCTGATGCTGGGGCGCGAGGGCTCCGGGCTGGACTGGTTGTCCTTCGTGGTGCTGGTGGTCCTGATGGCGGCTTCCCAAGCCTTTGAACTCTACAGCGGGGCCGCGGGCACCAAGTGGTTCGGCGGTACCAAATGGGGGGCGTGGGGCGCGTTCATTGGCAGCATCGTGGGCATGTTCTTCATGCCCTTCGGCCTGCTGCTCGGCCCATTGGTCGGGGCGCTCGCCTTTGAACTCCTCTTCGCCCGCAAGGAACTCAAGCACGCCACGGTGTCCGGCGTGGGCTCGGTGGTCGGCACGGTCACCGGCCTGGCGGTGAAACTCGTGGTGGGCCTGGCGATGCTGCTGTGGTTCTTCCTCGATGTATTCTGGATCCGGAATTGA